Proteins from a genomic interval of Candidatus Kuenenbacteria bacterium HGW-Kuenenbacteria-1:
- a CDS encoding peptide chain release factor 2 (programmed frameshift), translating into MQDLINKIKELKKKLFKTGRFLDFTEKKIKIKNLENEISQQNFWQDLENAKNKSKQLSDLKEELFNFEKLTEEINDLLEIACLDKEAKDVSLRNEIETKLFSLNKKFEYFEFFILFDKKYDSYNAILNIHAGAGGVDAQDWAEMLLRMYLKFCEKRKWQVKIIEESKGMEAGIKKIALEIQGNYAYGFLKSEAGVHRLVRISPFDAEKMRHTSFALVEILPELEVLEEIKIDPENLRIDTFLASGHGGQNVQKNETAVRITHLPTKIAVSCQNERSQLQNKEMAMKYLQTKLYQRYLIEKQKEKKELKGEFKPVEWGSQIRSYVLHPYQMVKDHRTNCETNEIEKILNGEIDEFIDAYLKLK; encoded by the exons ATGCAGGATTTAATTAATAAAATTAAAGAATTAAAAAAGAAACTTTTCAAAACAGGGAGGTTTCTT GACTTTACTGAAAAAAAAATAAAAATTAAAAATTTAGAAAATGAAATAAGTCAGCAAAATTTTTGGCAAGATTTAGAAAATGCAAAAAATAAAAGCAAACAACTAAGTGATTTAAAAGAAGAATTATTTAATTTTGAAAAATTAACTGAAGAAATAAATGATTTATTAGAAATTGCTTGTTTAGACAAAGAAGCAAAAGATGTTTCTCTGAGAAATGAAATAGAAACGAAATTATTTTCTTTAAATAAAAAATTCGAATATTTTGAATTTTTTATTTTGTTTGATAAAAAATATGATTCTTACAACGCTATTTTAAATATTCATGCTGGCGCTGGAGGAGTTGATGCGCAAGATTGGGCAGAAATGCTTTTGCGAATGTATTTAAAATTTTGCGAAAAAAGAAAATGGCAAGTAAAAATTATTGAGGAATCCAAAGGTATGGAAGCCGGAATAAAAAAGATTGCTTTAGAAATTCAAGGAAATTACGCTTACGGGTTTTTAAAATCAGAAGCTGGGGTTCATCGTTTGGTTCGCATTTCTCCATTTGATGCAGAAAAAATGCGACATACCTCATTTGCTTTAGTTGAAATTTTACCTGAATTAGAAGTATTGGAAGAAATAAAAATTGATCCAGAAAATTTAAGAATTGATACTTTTTTGGCTTCGGGTCATGGCGGACAAAATGTTCAAAAAAATGAAACTGCTGTGCGCATTACTCATCTGCCAACTAAAATTGCTGTTAGTTGTCAAAATGAACGCTCACAATTACAAAACAAAGAAATGGCAATGAAATATTTACAAACAAAATTATATCAACGATATTTAATTGAAAAACAAAAAGAAAAAAAAGAATTGAAAGGTGAATTTAAGCCGGTTGAATGGGGGAGTCAAATTCGTTCCTATGTTTTACATCCCTATCAAATGGTCAAGGATCATCGAACTAATTGTGAAACAAACGAAATTGAAAAAATATTAAATGGCGAAATAGACGAA